From the Euphorbia lathyris chromosome 6, ddEupLath1.1, whole genome shotgun sequence genome, one window contains:
- the LOC136232885 gene encoding uncharacterized protein isoform X1: MADIWLGPPIIKLNPLLLRPSNFPFSFPSISKSKSKSLLMAASAALHSPCPSPLSSPRPNQPSLLVFSGGTGFNGVVEELKMLTTRVAHVLPVSDDGGSTAEIVRVLGGPAVGDIRSRCLRLSDQSTAEALAVRRLLGHRLSFDAYQAKSEWYDIVEGEHSLWIGVSRPYRETIRAFLVYFQNEILRRASESFCFINGSIGNFFFAGARIFFQSLDAAIFLFSRVSDIPPESLVLPVISTNDRLTLGCELRDGTIIRGQNEISHPATSIMHPVNKETCSVPALPSRIKRVFYMSSEGGNSLHEVFPIVNSSVLDQLSCVDCIVYAMGSLFTSICPSLVLRGVGEIISSRTCPKVLLLNGSHDRETNSFSASCFVTAITDALNRKYGDPHNCLENSPSQYINTLLVPKKSEIPLDVHCLASQGIFDVIGALRKM, translated from the exons ATGGCAGACATATGGTTGGGACCCCCGATAATCAAGCTAAATCCTCTTCTCCTCCGCCCTTCCAATTTTCCCTTCTCCTTCCCTTCCATTTCAAAATCTAAGTCCAAATCCCTCTTAATGGCTGCTTCTGCTGCTCTCCATTCCCCTTGCCCCTCTCCGCTCTCCAGCCCTAGGCCCAACCAGCCTTCGCTGCTCGTTTTCTCTG GTGGTACTGGATTTAATGGAGTAGTTGAAGAGCTTAAGATGTTAACAACACGAGTTGCTCATGTTTTGCCAGTTTCTGACGATGGAGGCAGTACCGCTGAGATTGTTCGTGTGCTTG GTGGTCCTGCTGTTGGAGACATTCGTTCAAGATGTTTAAGATTGTCTGATCAAAGCACTGCTGAGGCTTTAGCTGTTCGAAGATTGCTTGGTCATCGTTTATCTTTTGATGCGTACCAAGCCAAATCAGAATG GTATGATATCGTGGAAGGGGAACACTCTTTATGGATAGGCGTGTCAAGACCATATAGAGAAACAATTCGAGCTTTTCTGGTTTATTTTCAAAATGAG ATCCTGCGTCGGGCCAGTGAATCATTTTGCTTTATTAATGGCAg TATTGGGAATTTTTTCTTTGCAGGAGCCCGGATATTTTTTCAGTCTTTAGATGCTGCAATATTTTTGTTTTCACGTGTTTCAGATATTCCACCCGAAAGTTTGGTCCTCCCTGTGATCTCAACAAATGACAGGCTAACATTAGGATGTGAATTAAGG GATGGAACCATTATACGAGGTCAGAATGAAATTTCTCATCCAGCCACTAGTATCATGCATCCTGTAAATAAG GAAACTTGCTCAGTTCCGGCACTTCCTTCAAGAATAAAGAGGGTGTTCTACATGTCAAGTGAGGGTGGAAATTCGCTGCACGAG GTCTTTCCCATTGTTAACTCATCCGTTCTGGACCAATTAAGTTGTGTAGATTGCATTGTTTATGCCATGGGATCCCTCTTTACTTCAATTTGTCCATCATTG GTGTTACGTGGCGTTGGAGAAATTATCTCTTCAAGAACCTGCCCCAAG GTACTTCTGCTGAATGGTTCACATGATCGGGAGACAAATAGCTTCTCTGCTTCTTGCTTTGTGACTGCCATTACAGATGCTTTAAATCGAAAATATGGAGATCCTCATAATTGTCTAGAAAACTCT CCAAGTCAGTATATAAATACACTTTTGGTGCCCAAAAAAAGTGAAATTCCCCTAGATGTTCATTGCTTGGCTTCCCAAGGAATCTTTGATGTG ATAGGCGCACTTAGAAAGATGTGA
- the LOC136232885 gene encoding uncharacterized protein YNL011C isoform X2 — protein sequence MADIWLGPPIIKLNPLLLRPSNFPFSFPSISKSKSKSLLMAASAALHSPCPSPLSSPRPNQPSLLVFSGGTGFNGVVEELKMLTTRVAHVLPVSDDGGSTAEIVRVLGGPAVGDIRSRCLRLSDQSTAEALAVRRLLGHRLSFDAYQAKSEWYDIVEGEHSLWIGVSRPYRETIRAFLVYFQNEILRRASESFCFINGSIGNFFFAGARIFFQSLDAAIFLFSRVSDIPPESLVLPVISTNDRLTLGCELRDGTIIRGQNEISHPATSIMHPVNKETCSVPALPSRIKRVFYMSSEGGNSLHEVFPIVNSSVLDQLSCVDCIVYAMGSLFTSICPSLPSQYINTLLVPKKSEIPLDVHCLASQGIFDVIGALRKM from the exons ATGGCAGACATATGGTTGGGACCCCCGATAATCAAGCTAAATCCTCTTCTCCTCCGCCCTTCCAATTTTCCCTTCTCCTTCCCTTCCATTTCAAAATCTAAGTCCAAATCCCTCTTAATGGCTGCTTCTGCTGCTCTCCATTCCCCTTGCCCCTCTCCGCTCTCCAGCCCTAGGCCCAACCAGCCTTCGCTGCTCGTTTTCTCTG GTGGTACTGGATTTAATGGAGTAGTTGAAGAGCTTAAGATGTTAACAACACGAGTTGCTCATGTTTTGCCAGTTTCTGACGATGGAGGCAGTACCGCTGAGATTGTTCGTGTGCTTG GTGGTCCTGCTGTTGGAGACATTCGTTCAAGATGTTTAAGATTGTCTGATCAAAGCACTGCTGAGGCTTTAGCTGTTCGAAGATTGCTTGGTCATCGTTTATCTTTTGATGCGTACCAAGCCAAATCAGAATG GTATGATATCGTGGAAGGGGAACACTCTTTATGGATAGGCGTGTCAAGACCATATAGAGAAACAATTCGAGCTTTTCTGGTTTATTTTCAAAATGAG ATCCTGCGTCGGGCCAGTGAATCATTTTGCTTTATTAATGGCAg TATTGGGAATTTTTTCTTTGCAGGAGCCCGGATATTTTTTCAGTCTTTAGATGCTGCAATATTTTTGTTTTCACGTGTTTCAGATATTCCACCCGAAAGTTTGGTCCTCCCTGTGATCTCAACAAATGACAGGCTAACATTAGGATGTGAATTAAGG GATGGAACCATTATACGAGGTCAGAATGAAATTTCTCATCCAGCCACTAGTATCATGCATCCTGTAAATAAG GAAACTTGCTCAGTTCCGGCACTTCCTTCAAGAATAAAGAGGGTGTTCTACATGTCAAGTGAGGGTGGAAATTCGCTGCACGAG GTCTTTCCCATTGTTAACTCATCCGTTCTGGACCAATTAAGTTGTGTAGATTGCATTGTTTATGCCATGGGATCCCTCTTTACTTCAATTTGTCCATCATTG CCAAGTCAGTATATAAATACACTTTTGGTGCCCAAAAAAAGTGAAATTCCCCTAGATGTTCATTGCTTGGCTTCCCAAGGAATCTTTGATGTG ATAGGCGCACTTAGAAAGATGTGA